One part of the Esox lucius isolate fEsoLuc1 chromosome 10, fEsoLuc1.pri, whole genome shotgun sequence genome encodes these proteins:
- the sdc2 gene encoding syndecan 2 precursor (The RefSeq protein has 1 substitution compared to this genomic sequence): protein MRNIWIILTLGITAFLSGERIAEAAKSSSQVDDLYIDDTGSGGYYPEDDDDFNSGSGSGIGEVIEETVTVSTLYIAPKAEPTKDSTKDFTPRVETATPREDLPKETPRKPVRTEPPVPVTADVRRNQITSTTSAPSSPLEPIEVRSESLFQRTEVLAAVIAGGVIGFLFAIFLILLLVYRMRKKDEGSYDLGERKPSGAAYQKVPTKEFYA from the exons ATAGCAGAAGCGGCCAAGTCATCCTCCCAAGTGGATGACCTTTACATTGATGACACAGGGTCTGGGGGGTACTACCCTGAAGATGACGACGACTTTAACTCGGGGTCAGGATCAG gCATTGGTGAGGTGATTGAGGAGACGGTGACTGTGAGCACTCTGTATATTGCGCCAAAAGCAGAACCCACCAAGGACTCCACCAAAGACTTCACTCCCAGAGTGGAGACAGCCACACCCAGAGAAGATCTGCCCAAGGAAACACCCAGGAAGCCAGTCAGAACAGAG CCCCCAGTTCCCGTCACAGCGGATGTGCGCAGGAACCAGATCACCAGCACAACCAGCGCCCCCAGCTCCCCCCTGGAGCCTATTGAGGTGCGCTCAGAAAGCCTTTTCCAGAGAACAGAAGTCTTGGCAG CTGTCATTGCGGGAGGAGTTATTGGCTTCCTTTTCGCTATCTTCCTCATCTTACTTTTGGTTTACCGcatgaggaagaaggatgagggaAGCTACGACCTGGGAGAAAGGAAACCCTCCGGGGCAGCCTATCAGAAGGCACCAACCAAGGAGTTTTATGCGTAA